The following nucleotide sequence is from Coffea eugenioides isolate CCC68of chromosome 10, Ceug_1.0, whole genome shotgun sequence.
GGTTATCATATTGGGAAATGGGAAACCAAAGCCCACAGGCCCGTGCTGAAGTTGTACTCCAAGCAAAAGTTGATGGTTACGGGTGGAATTGTGGACGTCCTTTTAGTTCAATTCGCTCAATTTTTGTTTAATAGGTTCAAGGCGCTTGTAACTTTAAAAACATGCCGAAAGTATTCCATGATTGTGTGACTTAAGATTAGCCAAAGATGTCGAATTTGTAGTTGAGTTTTCAACAACCAAACAAATTCCTGTAATGATTAGTCTCTCAAAAGTTGTACCTCAAAGCGCTGAACTGAATTAGTACGTACGACTTGGTCGAATAGTTATAAATGCATTTCGAAATCTTTGAAGTATGTTTGGTCtctaatttcatgtttttttaaaaaaattccagcagGAGGAAGGTGAGATTTAAGAAGtggagagagagaagagagagtttcaatttcaacaattggaGCAAGGCCTTCTCGGCGGACTCTAATTTCATTGTCGactctttttttccaaaatagtAAAAGTATTAgcttttttgggaattttttgaaaaattttattgtagcagagtttttagagtatattttgaaatatgtttagaaaataatttgaaatatttaagagtagtagaatttttaaaatatattttgagatattttttaaacattaaaaaaaatttagattacTTTTTAAAGTACTTtctagagtactttttaaaaatttttatagtatttaaaaaattagtttttgaaaaactataGGATCCAAACAGAGCCAATATCGTGACAGTATTAGTCTCCAGAATAAGAGAAATGGAAGGGGTTCAAATTTCACTCTCTCTCACAAAATAAAAGTTGAATTGAGGTCAAAGAAATATGTAACCCGTAAATCTCATGCATGGCACATTTCACTCGCCGCCAAAGTAAACTAATTGTAGTTAGGGAGAAATGATGTATCATTTTCTAAACACATTATAGTTTATTGAAAATTAATTGTATAATATTGTAACTAATAGGATATTAAATTATCATTCACGTAAATTTATACATCTCAAATTTTGTCAATATTACATGCCATCATTTCAATTTTACGTTCTGTTTTTCCCCCCTACGAGTTGCCAAATTTTGGCCACCAACCTATGAGCGATTATTGCTAAACCATCCTCCCCACCTTTTACCCCTGTGCACCACCCACGGGAGCCTATTTCTCAGTAAAAGGCACGTTGTCAATAGTGTTTGACCATGAGGGGGTGCTGCCTTAATCACTCAGCATGATTTTCCAAAATGGATGTATGTCTAGTTTAATGATGAGATGGTGGTTGTGGTATTCTATTCTCTTTCTTGTCGCAAACTTCTTGTTGTCTAATGAAATTCTAGGCAAGCAAAAGCAATTCCAAAGACCCTCCAATTGAAGGGACACCCCCCCGAGCCAAGAATCTATAGGAGTGAGCTGGGGGAGTAAGGGCGGGTGCAGAGCAATGTTGGGTGGGGTACAAATGGGAAGTACCCATGTGAGCACAGCACACTGCCCAGAGAGAAGTGTTTTTTTGGGGAGTAGGAGAGGAGGGTTTGAAAGGAGATCAAGTGCAGTCAAACATAACATTGGGAATCCAACCAATTATCATCATCTTTCTTGGTTTGTTTCCCCGGGGAGGTGaagtgaatgaatgaaatgctaCTGCTACAAGGAAAGGATGGCAGAGGGGGTTTTGCTGAAAGAGATGGCCAGCAGTGTAGTCCTGGGATTTAGTAACTTGAAAAGAGTGATAGtagcaagcaagcaagcaaattctgatgatgatttttctgaAAGAGAGGACTCAATAGATAGAGAGAGAGTTCTGTTCTGAATGCAGTACCCATTCTTCCATTGTCAGGACAACTTTCAAGTCCCCAGTCAACATCATGTACGGCACCTTCTTCTGTTCCCCCGCTGCCCAAGTTCCATGTCCCATCTTTTCGGGTCGTTATTTCCCCCCATCCAACCCTTTTTCATTCTCTATTGGACGCTTGATTGAACTTGTCCCACCAACCTATATGGGCCATAATTTTAAGCAGCAGCAGTTGATGGTGATAAAGGATTTGAACATTACGTAGTTTTGTAGATTAAGCATAAATACTACACTGTATTAGAACCAACTTGGTAGCTAATAACTAAAAACTGGGAAATCGTTCAATTGTAAAATCAAGTTGAAGTACGTAAAAATATATAATCCAACCCAGATGCAATAGGCGCTGTTGACAATTGAATCCTATTTAACCATTGTTCACAGAATCACAATACAAACTAGAAACTTCAGAGAAGTTAGATTGAAGCAGGAGGCTAGAAGTAATACCATTGGATAccaaaattattccaaataatattttgcttgcatcacaaacacattttccaacctacctttttatattcccaatcaactttttatctcacatacatcatatcacaaaaagtgctacagtaagaccatgcttggattgcttgtttctgTCGAAAAATATtatcgttttccgtgatcacatttccctatcaccttttccctcacatatatcaaatcgctacagtaatttttccatgaaaaatgacggaaaatgcaatccaaacacaacgtaattatttcaaataatatttcaaataatacactatccaaacacatGACAGCAATGGATATCCTAACTAGAACTGCATAATTAATTGTCGAAACAAATCAGTTCTATATATGGCTGGAGTCCTTTGGTTCCCCCTAGTTTACTTTCTTAGCCTATCATTCAGGGGTATCCTGTTGCATATCAAGTTTGGTTAAATTTTGTAGTTCTGCCCAGTAAATTTGTTCACTATCATGGCATTTGGTACATGAGAGGCATGGAAACTTTAAATTTTAGAACCCAAAGAATTTGTTGGAAAGACTGATTTCCAGGAAAAAtccacttttcatcctcaaacttTGTGACGAAGACACATTTGGTTCTCAAACTTTTCGTCAGAACACATATCAATTTATAGCCAACACAAGTCCACACTTGACTCTTTCTCTAACCCACTGCTTTTCTTCTCCAAGTTTCCCCTTTCCCACTGAGTTAATGAAGTGAAAAGCTGCTTGAGATTAGCAGAGTTAATGGAGTGATTCAACAAAGTTTTTCCAATCCagtatatttaatataaattaaatgattcataaTAAAATGCTCATAAATAGCTATTACTTTGTTCGTGTAATAGAGGaaacccataaagagctgatatgttatgggcaattttttttttttgttttactttcacgtatttaatttatgttaaatacaaaacctactagttttcctttcgtaaaaatattagtatatcactttttaaattttacttacaaacatttatgtatttaacataaattatatgattcagagtaaaatgcctataaatagctagtactttattcatataatagaaGAAACCCGTAAAGAGCTAGTAAAAAGTggacaatttctttttttactttcacgtatttaatttatgttaaatataaAATCTACTAGTTTTTCTTTCgtaataatattagtgtaacactttttgaatttcacttatcaacgtttatgtatttaatataaattaaatgattcaaagtaAAATGCTCATAAATAGCTAATACTTCATTCATATAATGAAAGGAACTCgtaaagaactggtatgttatggacaattttttttactttcaaatacttcatttatattaaatacaaaacatgctagttttcctttcgtaaaaatatttgtgtaacggcttttgaattttatttgcaaatatttatgtatttaacataaattaaatgattcaaaataaaatgcccataaaaactGGTACTTGGTTTATGTAatagagaaaagccataaagagttggtactttatgagatatttttttttaaaaaaatatttaatttatgttaaatagataacctactagTTTTTTTTCGAAagaaattactgtaacactttttgaattttacttaaaaatatttatatatttattataaattgaatgtttgagagtaaaatgtcCACAAAAGCTAGTATTTTGAATAGGTAATGCCCATTAAGTAAGAACTTAAAATAATACCAAAATGGACAACTTGTTCAAGGAATTGTGTAATGTCCACAAAAAGCTGACTTGTGTTGGTTATAAATTGATATTTGAACATTTGTTAACGGCCACGTGGTCTTCACCGTCCAATTTGAGTAAATTCCCGTTTTTTGACTAAATATGGCAAAAAATCGTTAATTCATGTACTCAATATGTTCTGACGAAAAGTTTGGGGATCAAATGTGTCTTGGTCACAAAGTTTAAGGATGAAAAGTGAGTAAATTCACCGTCCATCAGCAGGAAGGAAAGAAAcgctctttaaaaaaaaaaaaaaaaaaaaaactttgtagCAATGATTCGATCTTTTCGAGTTTCCAGGTATAGACCATACTCGTCTGTTTTATATAATGTATTAGTATAAATTTTGTTGGTACTGCTGTCTGCGTACTTTTATGAAACCTTTTAGTGTTGGGTTCCCGCGAATCTGCAAGCTGCATGGGTCTTTTTTCTATTCTCAGACAGACACCTTTCACAGATGGACTCAatttattttgcataattattCCGTAATTAATATTctgtatatttcttttctttttgaaggATTTTGTCTTTTATGTTCAttagttgcttttttttttgacagATTTATTATTAATTCCAGACCCATTGTATTTCTGCATTGACTAAAATGATCGATTGTCACTGTTGAATGTACCTTAGTATTCATTCCACCATTAGTGGTTCATAGTTGTACAGGGCCTTAGAGATTAAATTCTGAGCTTAATAGTTAGGGGTAGAAAAAGTGTAGGGAGGGATGAGaggatgaaaaaagaaaaaaaaacttgtaatTTGCACTTCTAAGCAagtctttctctctctctctctctctttttgggatttttctgaaTGCATCTCTTCGGGATTTTCTAAAGCAGCttgatttgatcaaaatttctATTCTTCAAGTACTATTTGCTTTTTTCCCCACTTAAAGCTATTTGGTTATGTCAACTAAGAATGCAAATTCTCTAAGTAGTAAGCTAACACGGTATGAAATGGTGTGCCTGCGTCCTGCATCAACATTCACCCTCTAACATCTAAAGATCTGCGACAATTACCtacccaccccaaaaaaaagaacagTAAGGATGGAAGATAATATACGTTAGAATTTAGTGACTGGGGAATGAAGCGTCAGACAGATTGAAGAAACAATAAAGCCTTGAACAAACTTTTTTTAACTTACTGGTTTTTAGAGCTTGTATAACTCTAGTGAATCAATCCCTCATTTTTATTCTTCTGAAACGCGTGACATAAAATTCATCCCCTCGGCACATATTCAGTGTTCTGAAAATCGGATTGGCCGATTGATTCGATCGATTGAATCGTGAACCAGTCATATTTTCGATCTGATTCAATAGTTGACCCAAAGTTTAATTAAATAGATAAAAACCAATAGAATCGGGCGATTAAACTAGGGTTactaacttttttatttttagaataAATGTTTCAGCTTTATTCACATTATTTAACATTAAAATAAGAGTAAATCTTTTctacactgacggtgtatacattatcatcgttggattcatgatatgtgtgtaaaaattgaatttcaaattcaaactttgcatagttatcattcattaaacgctgatagtgtatacactatcagtgtaggaaagattaatttttaaaataaatttttaaaaaagttaaaattttgaatcaggattgtgtttggattgcatttttctagattttttgtagaaaaattactgtagtgatttgatatatatgaggtaaaaaggtgattgagaaaTGTATTCACGGAGAACGTAGCAATTTTTCTTTGGAAAATGGCTGTCCAAACAAGGCGTTGAACTAGTCAAACCGCAAACCAACCCTCTTCCAACTCATTCTCCTCTatgagtttaaaaacattgcaTATATTTACATACATCTTACCTTACCATGTTCATGGTGTCGATTGATCATCTCTTCTTCGTAATACACCTGGGGTTTGCACATTCTATGAAACAGAGTGGGTTTGTGAACATGCGCAAAAAGAATGCTAGAGATTTATAAAACTATTGAAGAATAAATTCAAAAGGTATATATTagttttttaaaacaaaaaataaattattggCTCATGCATGATCCTGACAAAGAGGTGATTGTTTGCTTGTAAAACGTTCTTTCAATCAAACGCACGCATTTTCTTGATATCTTTCTACTTTTTACTCCCTCATAAATCTTAATTAATTTCTGTGCTTCtaataataagaataaagaTGAAAAATCAGTGTGCCATCTCACATGATCCAATCAGCTTCAACTTAGGTATCTACGTCCAAACACATCTCTGCAAAGAAAAGTGCCTGCAGGTGTCTCTCCCCAACCACCACCACCCCCCggcttcttctctttctttcctcttttaAAATGGGAACAGCAGACTTGTAGTGGGCATCATGCTTCTATGTTCTAGTTGGAGAAGAACCGCCATGTTTATCTGGGTACCATATGCCTGGTAGTGCAGAGGCACAATTTCAGCTCGTATGGCTTTACAcatttgctttttcctttttgaaaatGATATCTTGCATTTTCGCCTAAACAATTAGGGAGAAGTTCCATTATTAAAATCCCAGCTTTAATTTTGTCTCGGTTGTAACTTGTAACACAATTTTTATTCAAACTATTGAACTTTTCCTAGAAAACTAAACAAAATATTCGAGTGGGTTTAGAAAAGTTGGATGTGCCCTTTAAGATGTACAGTTATTCTGCTAAAAAGAATAAACATCACTTCCGGTCGTGTTATTGTGCCCTCCAATTGTTTTCTGCTGAGACTGATTATCTTGTTTTCTTTTACAATCAAATCAATGCTGGCTTTCTCTTAAATATGTgtataaagaaataaaattcaTGCTAGCTATCACAGTATCACGTCGCAATGTTCGAAAACTGTTAGTAATTGTAACCTCCTCCTTGGCGTTTACCTTTATATATATACAGGCTTTTGTGGCAGTTAATTGTAGCGATCCAACATTCTCATCGACCGAAACAAGATTTATCTCATACACACACCAAATTGTTTCTTAAACTTTGTAGCTACAGTGGAGAAGTCCGGAAGAAGGGGCGAGGATATATACTTGAGAATAAGCTTTGTGGGGCTAGTTACTAAAAGTTTAACACTAGGacccaaacaaaataaaaaaggtaTAACCTTGAGTAATTTCTCCCCTCTAATGGAGTTTTAAATACTTGTATTCCTTTAATTTGTATAATATTTTAGAAACAAAACACCAAGGGTGCGAGGGTgcatttgaaatttgaatatgaagtttgaaatatgaaatttaaaTCAATTAACGGAATTGTTAATTACTAACGGTGTGTttcataaaattgaaatctgaaatctgaatccgTTAAATTACTGTAtggttaagtattaaatctgaTATATTTGAATGTATATCATATTAAattataagtgaatagtttatcacttattttttggagcaaattttaCCTAAAAACTTTAGTATCACTTAATTGATACAAATGTTCTAATTTTGGTTGTCAAACGCATATgaacatattaagatctgaaCCTATTAAGTTTAAGTACTGAATTGTATCATCAAACAGGTctaaatttgatatatttgagtgtatattatattaaataataaatgaataGCTTATTCCTTATCTTTTGGAGCAAGTTTTAATTAATCAGAAAATTCAATCCAagtaattaattcagatatcttatttttaattatctAATGCATCTGAATatgttattaaatttaagtgttgaattgaattattaaaCGGACTGTCACGTAAAAGAATTTATGCATGCATATTTAGGAGCCTGTTCAACACGGACGTAACACGGAGGTTTACAAACAAAATCGCTTTAATTAGTGTTTAATTTCCAAGGAACAAATACATGATATTCCCAAACAAAGAAATTAATTTGCAGGCTATCCTTTTCACGAAGAGATTGATTGCCTTGTCAGTTGTGAGCGGGGAGTTTTTCAGATCGTACTGCTGTAATCCGAGATCTCGCACATGAACTCTAGTAGCAAAACTTACAATTATCAATTAcattcctttctctctctcttttttttttcacacaataTCCAAGCTTGGACCGCCCCACAATTCTTAAATGTTATTCATTTTTTCATTCGTTAATTGCTAAGCTCGAATTCTTGGCAATTATTTCTTCATGGGATATACGAGTCCGTTTTTTTGCAGTTAGCTGTATTATTTAGTGTCAAATtctttggcattattttgatgAGTAATACTAACCTAAAATTACATGGCAAACAGTCAACATTAAGAACAAGTGTTGTGGGGAGAGTTGGATTTGATGTTAAGGTGAAAATGATCGTAAGTAGGAGACCTTAAATTAAAAACCTttcatttaaaataataataataaaaaagacCAGTTGATAAGTTAATTTCCAGCCATACTTTGATGGCAATTATTCCTAACTAACCTTCGTGGTCCGGGGCTCTGGCATTGATGTCACAGAGGTCAAAATCTCGATTTAAAAATGTCTCAACTCATGTTGGTAATCGGATTTATTAATCCCTTCAAATATTAATGACCATCATGCTCTATGTAAATTTGTCATTAAATGCAGTAAATGCTGCTTAAAAAAATTccataaagaaaaagaaaagaaaaacataaatgTATGTCTAAGGGGACATATGCTAGaattgaagtttgaaaattgaaaattgaaatccgaattcattaaattattagattgttaagtactaaatttgatatatttgagtgtataCCACACTAAGGTcttgtttgataacccaattcaacacttaaatttaatagattcagatcttaatatgttTAAACGCatttgataattaaaaattaaacatttgaattaattaagtgacactgaatttCCTAAACAAAACTTGCTTTTCAAAAATGAGTGATAAATTATTCGTTTATCATTGAAtctgatatacactcaaatatatttgatttaatatttaacaatttaataatttaatggattcatatTTCAGTTTTcagattttagttttatcaaatgcaccctaaATGTATCACTTATTTTTGGAAAGTAAATTTTGCCTAGAAATGagtcaattaattaatttaaatattcgatttttagttatCAGACGCgtctgaatatattaaaatcTAAATACATCAAATTTAATTGGcaaattggattatcaaataaTAACTCAAACATATTGATAGCTGGCCTCGTACCTTTCTGATGCATCTGACATCTACCCACGTTTTGGTGACAGTAACATAAAATGGGGTATGCCGAAGACAAGGTTAAAATGATGAACTAACATTTAATTACGACTCCAAATTAGTATAACTTCATAGAGAAATGCACCAAACAAGACACCCATTAGCATAAAAATAAATCTTATCCAATACAGCAGCAGTGTTCTCTCATTTATTGCTTCATAATAAATTAACAAGCTACTTGCTGAGCATTCGGTCTTAGTACAGTTACAGACTGACCCAATTGCTGAAGTCGAGATCATAAAGTATGTGGGTTCGTATAAAACTACAGAGAAGGTCTGGTGGCCTTTGAATTCATCAACGGAGCTCCAGCTAGCGTTGGGAAGAATAATCAAAATGGTCCATCAAAATTCTGCTAAGCTAATAAAGACAGAGCACAATCATTAAAAAACATGGCAGTAGAAACAATAGatgcagaagaagaagaagccaaTGCATCGACTTGACTCATTTTTGGATCTTGTGTCATTCTTCTTCTTAATATAATTCGTGGAGGGGCTATATTATTATTAGCTATGACCATAGCTGCTTTGCTGTGCttgacatttaatttaattctAGGAGCACAGAAAAAAATGAATCCAGCGTCAACTTGGCTTTAAGATATTCCATTAAACAAACTTAGTAGCTAGAAAGTCATCAACTACTAGCTTAAATAAATGAATTCATAAAGCTACATTGGAGAACTACTTAATATGAATTAGCATTCAATcaagattaaaattttaggtTTAGTAGAAGATTGATTTTTATATCTATTTGATTAGgacacccttttttttttaaatttagagAAAAACTTCAAGCTTTATATGGGAAAGAAGAATCTTCAtcgaattttttttaatgtatatGGAGGGGTAGTGTCGAACCCGAAATCTTTTACTTATACTCCCGTACCACCCAATCCCCCCGCTCCAAAAGTTTATATAATTATTGTCTCTATCACCTCAATTAAGTCTTGGAAACATTTAATCTACATTTTAATCTGCAGTTGAGCTCGTCGAAAGCTGCAGGAACAAGTGACACTCGGCCAGATAATGAAGGAAAGAACACTGTAGAGTCAAGACTCGAAGACTCGAGACGGAGTAAGAAAAGCAATAAATGCGTTCAATGAAACAAGTCATTGACAAAGAAGAAAATAGAAAGAGAAAGgcaagccaaatcatgcatagAAGTGTTAACACATATTGGCTCAGTCACTTCTATATAAAAGATTATGTGTTCGAATCCTATTATTAAGATAAATTATGTTAATGGATAATATATAAGAATTTCCTATATAAAGATTATGCGTTCGAATCCTATTATTAAGATAAACTATGTTAATGAATAATATATAAGAATCTCCTATGTGCGATATATTGAAGGTTGATATATAAGAATTCGTTTTTTGAGACGTGTTTTTGTCATGATAATGATTAGAGTCGAACTCACAATAATAATGTTTTTGGAGGCATATCCTATGCCGTGATAATTATCGAAACTAAACtcatccaaaattttttataaaaaaaaaaaagaaaaaaaaagtcctGTTGAATTACGTCATGCCGGGGGAGTTTGCCtacaatttctaccaaaaatcaattTTGAGATTGCTTACATGGTAACCTTTGACTAGTCATGCGACAGCACTACTGGACTGGGATTAACAAGAGAAACCGGCCCCATCTTTCAGCCATTCACAGAGGTACTAAAACCTGAATGTGGACCCCAAAACAAACCTTGCCACGGTTTAGCAATTCTTAAGTAATCAAAGGGCACGTCGTGTCACGCGCCTGCCCCTACTACCAGTCCCATCCATGATCCATCCATCCCACGGTTTTAAGCTCAAATTCCCTCGTTTCCCTCAAACTCAGCAATCCCATCCCTTCAGCCCCTCCCCCATCTCACTTCTACAGTCAAAGCCCAGTTGTCGCCCTCTACATCTTCAATTtgacccaatttttttttttatacaaaaaaagtaataataacaataatataaTCCCCACCCTCCTCCTcagcaccaccaccacctccacctccacctccacctccactTCCACCACTCCATCTCTTGCTTACTTCTTTACTACCTACATTCATGCCCCATTTTACGCTTCCCTGAATTTAGCTTTTAGCTAGATTTTCCATATTTTTATTTCTGTTGAAACCGTTTGTTAATCTTTAGCAAATTACTCACGTATATTAACccccaaaaaagaagaaaaaactaTCACATCCTAATCGGCATCAAAACTGCATCCTAACCTCATCTCGATAGCAATCACACTAGTATATACCTACTGCATAGGTCTTGGTACCCTTTCGAGCATTCTTTCCGATTTCCGTTGACAAATTTTGTATAAATCAGAAACCGCACCACTTTCACACAACACTCACAACTGAAAGAAAGGCAAATACACATGCAAAATTCTCAGGATGCATTTTCGTCTCCTTCAAGTCTACTATGCCGAGAAGAAAGTGAGAATGTCTTCAATGATGGTGGTGGTACAATTGGTGATTACATATCAAATGcagggaaagaagaagaagaagatgatgatgatgctgaGTACGTAGAGATGTTGCTCCGAGAAGTGATTAGCGGCAATGGACCTGTACTTCAAGAACAAGAATGCGCATACATTAGTAATTGGATTAAAGAAGCTCGTTTGGATGCCATCCAATATATTCTGAGTGTTAGTCTTTCGAGTCTCAATCTTGATGGATTATTAGTCTTTCAAGTCTCAATCTTGATGGATTATGCATTAATTGTATTAATTGTGATGGATGAGTCTAACCTTCTACAATCTTTAACGCAGACCAATGCATCATTTGGATTTAAAATCCAAACAGCTTTCTTGGCAGTCACATATCTTGATAAATTTCTTTCAAGAAGGCTTATTGAGGTatcatttcatctcaaattctGATTCTGTTAGAACCCCATGTACTCCAGTGGTTTTAGAGACACTGTCTCTCTGTCTCCCTTCCCCTTTCCGGGCACAACTTCCTTGTTCTTCCCCATTGATCTTTCATTTATGGGCTTTGCTCGTTCTATACAGGGTGAGAAATATTGGGCAATACGTCTGCTAGCAATGGCTTGTTTATCATTGGCCGCAAAAATGGAAGAATGCAGAGTGCCCCTATTATCAGAATTTCCTGGGGAGGATTACAATTTTGAAGGCAAAGTGATAAGGAGAATGGAGATTTTAATATTAGATACATTGGAGTGGAGAATGGCAATAGCTACTCCTTACACCTTCACCCCTTATTTCGTATCAAAACTTTGCAAGAACAACCAAATGAGAGACGCGGTTTCCAGAGTAATTGAGATCATCCCTGTTGCAATAAGAAGTAAGTTTATCTTCTATTTTTGAGTTTTGTTCCAAGTCcaaatcttttggtttcaattaATTGCTGACATTAGTTTTGCTTCATATGGCAGATGCCAATCTAATCCATGATAGACCATCTACaatagcagcagcagcaacattGTGGATGTTGGACCAAAGATTATCAAGAGAGTCTTTGGAGCTTAAGATCAACGCCTTATCCTCCAGTGGTTTTCTAAAAATTGTCAGACTCCTCCCTAGTTTATACTAGTTTATTTAGAATTCCTCTGAGTTTGATGGTTAGCGTTTGTGTCCTAATTACTATTCTTTTTTTGGCAGGAAGATATAATATCGTTTtataatcaaatgaaggaactAGACACGTCCAGCAGCATAAGATCTCCTCCATTAACACCAATTCAGTTGCGAAGAACGTCGAATGATGTTTTGGAGAACTCTACAATTGCTAGCTCTGGCCTTACTGCTAAAAGAAAGAGCCTTAC
It contains:
- the LOC113749309 gene encoding cyclin-D5-1-like, coding for MQNSQDAFSSPSSLLCREESENVFNDGGGTIGDYISNAGKEEEEDDDDAEYVEMLLREVISGNGPVLQEQECAYISNWIKEARLDAIQYILSTNASFGFKIQTAFLAVTYLDKFLSRRLIEGEKYWAIRLLAMACLSLAAKMEECRVPLLSEFPGEDYNFEGKVIRRMEILILDTLEWRMAIATPYTFTPYFVSKLCKNNQMRDAVSRVIEIIPVAIRNANLIHDRPSTIAAAATLWMLDQRLSRESLELKINALSSSGFLKIEDIISFYNQMKELDTSSSIRSPPLTPIQLRRTSNDVLENSTIASSGLTAKRKSLTFTDEGDQNVKMPDSKRQG